The Deinococcus roseus nucleotide sequence CATCATGGCTTTTCCTGATCCTGAAAAACTCAGGAAGATGATGGAGGAAACTGGGTTTTCCACCTCCTATCAGGCGCTGACTTTTGGGCTGGCTGCAGTGCATGTGGGTGTCAAGCGCTGATTTCAGGGCTGATTTTTCAGACAACTTCTGGCTTTGTGTGTGCCCAAAAACACCGCTGCTGAGGAAGATGACCCATTTGCCGGGATTTTGCTCAATGTGCAGATCGAGAAATTAGGGGGTTTCCCTATACTGGAAAGATGCATCCCATCAAGGTGAGCCTGCATGACACCCTGCTGTACCTGCACACCGAACCCAAAGGTGTGCGTCCTGTGGACCATTACCAGCAGACCGACTTCGGGCTTTATGTGGCCCGGCGGTTCCAGCACCACCCCAGAATCCAGTACTGGGAAGCCCACCTGATTCCCCGTCTGGGCTTGCAGGTGAATGTGTTTCACTACCACGATGAGGCCAGAGGCGACCACACCCACGATTACTACCTGGATGTCATGCGCATTCAGCACAAAGGGCACCAGTGGTGCACCGAGGATTACTACCTGGATCTGCTGGTGTACCAGGGCAGCCATGCCCGCATCCTGGACACCGATGAGTACCTGCATGCCGTGCAGGATGGCACCCTTTCTGCAGAGAGCGCCGGGTATGCCCTGATGACCGCCCACCGTGCCCTCAACAACCTGGGGCTTTTTGGGCATGATCTGGACGCCTGGCTGGCCTCTGAGGGAATCGAGTTGTTCTGGCAGGAAGAACCTGTGCTGTCCCGTTCTTCCTGACCCCACTAAGCCAGAACAGTGAGGCTGAACCGGGTCAAGACTGGGTGCAATGGCGGATCAACAAGACGTTTTCCTTGTCAGGGCTGTGGCAGATCAGGTTAGAATCTGCCCATGACGCAGTCGATCCGCAAATCGGTGAAAGACACGCCCGCCTATCCTTTTCAAGCCATAGACGTTCCCATCAAACTGGACCAGAACGAAAACCCTTATGACTTTCCTGCTGACCTCAAGCAGGAGGTGGCAAGGCGCATTCTGGACACCCCTTTCAACCGTTACCCGGATTTGCATGCAGACCGCCTGAAGGTGGCCATTGGCAAATTTGAGAACTGGAATCCTGCTGGGGTGGTGGTGACTCCGGGCAGCAATGTGCTGTTGCATCAGCTCACCTCTCTGGCCGGACTGCGCCAGAAGGTCTTGACTGTCAAACCCACCTTTGCGGTATACACCTTAGAGGCCAGCATTCTGGAGTCTGACCTGACCCTGGTGCCCCTCAATCCTGATTTCAGCCTGCCGGTGGAAGCCCTGAAAGCAGAGCTGCAGAAAGGTGGCCCTGGCCTGTTCTACATCACCGAGCCACACGCTCCCACCGGAAAACTGGACAGCGTTGCAGAGGTGGAGGCTTTGCTGGAAGTGGCAAAAGAACACGGCTGGCTCAGCGTGATTGATGAGGCGTATTACCAGTTCGGGGGGAACGACTTCCGTTATGCCGTGGAGAAATACGGCAATGTGATTGTCATCCGTACTTTCTCCAAAGCCTGGGGAATGGCCGGTCTGCGTCTGGGGTATGCCCTGACCAGCGTAGAACTCGCCACCGAACTCCAGAAGGTGATTTCGGCATTCAATGTGAATGCCCTGACCACCGTGGCCGTGGAAGTGGCCCTGGAAAACCCCGGTTACGTGCAGAAAATTGCCGATGAGCAGCGTTCAGAGCGGGACCGCATGGTTTCAGCCCTGCAAGCCCACCCCACCTGGACGGTGTATCCTTCCAGCACCAATTTCTTTCTGGTGCGCACCCCCAATGCCCCCGAAGCCTACCAGGAATTGATCAAACACGGGGTTCTGGTGCGCAGGCAGGACAGTGGGTTCATGCTGGAAGGGGTCCTGAGGGTTTCTGTGGGCACCCCGCAGGAGAACGACCGTTTCCTGGAGGCAGCCTTACAGGTTCAGACCGCCTGACCGAACTGCTTTGCACACACCAACCCAGGAGACAGCACCTTTTCGTCAAATCTGATCCTGCCTCCCCCTACAAATTCACCCTGAAAGTCACCAACCTGTACAATTGTTCGCAGTACCGCATCCCCAATGCGATTGAAGGCAACCCCCTCTGAGCCAGCAGGTCCATGCAGGTTTGTAGAGCCCCTGTCAATAGAGTCGCTGGGCTTCCCGCTGAAATTCGGCGGGAAGTTTTCCGTTCTGTGTCACGGTGTCCTGCACCCAGCGTTCCAGACCGCGCACATCACCCATCACATGGTCCTGCACAGCCACGGATCCATAACTGACCCGGATGCCCTGCACCCCCAGTTTTTCCACGTATCTTTTCAGGTTGGTCTGGTAAGTGGTGGCTTCTGGACTGTTCAGGCAGGATTGCACCTCTTTGCTGCGGGTGCCGCCTGTCTGCTGATAATGCTGCTGGTAGTGCTTTGCATCCAGCACATCGTTGTTGTTCTGAAACACCCGGTCCATGAAAGGCTGCAGGTGATTTGCATCATGTCTGGAAATGCAGTACTCAAAACGGGTTCCCAGTGCTCCTGCCAGACCCAGCTTCTGGATGTTGAGGGTGAACAGGGCCACCTCTCCCCTGTCGATGTAGGGTTGAAGGGTTTTTTGCAATTTAAAATGGTCTTCAGAGCAGAAAGCACAGGCGTAGTCGGTGAATTCAATGACCTGCACGGCTGCTGTGCGTTTTCCCAGCACCGGAAGCACCTGCAGCAGGTGTTTGCGGGTCTGGATCAGGTCTTTGCGTTTGTAGATGCCCTCGGTGACTGCAGCAGCCATGCCAAACACTGCCAGACCGATGAAAAAGCAAAGGTAGGGAAACCAGCTCTGGCCCATCAGGTTTCTCAGGACACCTGGTTTATAAGGGACATACCATTCTCCATACTCGGTCTGCATCATTTTTGGCATATCGGCATTCTAGACCTGCGGACCTGACAGGATTCTGCACCCCCAATCCACTGGCTGTCTTGCCGATGGCTGAAAGTCCAGTGCTGACCGCTATATAATGCTCTCCATGATCACGTCCGCCGAGATGGAGCACCTCAAGAAACTGGCCCGACTGGAGCTCAGTGGGGAAGAAACCGAGCAGATTCAGCTTGAAATGAACAAGATCCTCAGCTACTTTGACAAACTGCAGGAACTCGACACCGAGGGTGTGGAAGAAATGCAGCGCCCCATCGATCTGGTGAATGTTTTCCGGGACGATGTGGTGGGCGACATGTTCACCCATGAAACCGCCATGGGCGTGTCTGTCGAGCAGGAAGAGGGTTTCTTCAAAGTTCCCCGTGTGGTTGAGTAAGCCAGCCCTAAGCAACCTGAGTTAAGCCCTCCAGAGGATGCACTCTTGCATCCTTTGTGTCTGAATAGGAATCAAGATGCTTGATCTGAAATTCATCCGAGAAAACCCCGAAACCGTCCGTGAAGCCATCAAGCAGAAACGTGTGAACCTGGACCTCGCTGAGCTGCTGGCCGCAGACCAGCAGCTCAGCGAACTGAAGAAAACCGTGGAGGCCAGACAGGCCGAACGCAACCAGAACGCCAAACTGGTGCCCAAGGCTTCCCCGGAAGAGCGCCCTGCCCTGATCCAGAAAGGCAAGGACCTGGGGGAGGAACTGAGAACCCTGGAAGCCGACCTGCGTGAAAAACAGGAAGAACTGCGCCTCCTGCTGCTGAAAGTGCCCAATGTGCCCCTTGCAGGCGTACCGGTGGGCCGCGATGATGAAGAGAACGTGGAAGTGCGCCGTGAAGGTGAACTTCCCAGCTTTGATTTTGAGCCAAAGGACCACATCACCCTGCTGCAACAGAAAGACTGGGCAGACTTTGACCGGGTGGGCAATGTCTCGGGCAGCCGTTCTTACCTTTTGAAGGGCGACATGGTGCTGCTGGAAATGGCCCTGATGAATTTTGCCATGACCTTTCTGTCTGGCAGGGGCTTCACCCCCATGGGCCTGTCTGCCCTGGTGCGCGGCAAGGCATTTGAAGGCACCGGGCATTTCCCTGGCGGTGAAGATCAGGTGTACAAAGTGGAAGGCCAGGACCTGATGCTGGCCGGAACCGCCGAAGTGCCTGCCAACGAACTGCACCGGGACATGGTGCTTTCTGAAGACCAGTTGCCCCTGACTTACGCGGCCATCTCGGGTGCATTCCGCAGTGAAGCAGGTTCGGCAGGCCGCGATGTGAAAGGCCTGATCCGGGTGCATGAGTTCAAAAAGGTCGAGCAGTACGTGATCTGCAGGGGAGACATCGAAGAATCGCAGGCATGGTTCTACAAACTGCTCTCCAATGCAGAGGCCCTGATGAAAGCGCTGGAACTCCCCTACCGGGTGATCCAGAACTGCACCGGAGACATGGGCGCAGGCAAAGTGTGGATGTATGACATCGAAACCTGGGTGCCCAGCGAGCAAAAATACCGCGAAACCCACTCCTGCTCGAACCTGGGCGACTGGCAGGCCCGCCGCACCAACATCAGGTACAAGGACAGGGAAGGCAAAATGCAGTTCCCGCACACGCTCAACAACACCGGGATTGCCAGCCCCCGCATTCTGGTGCCTTTTCTGGAGAACCACCAGCAAGCAGACGGCTCGATCCGCATTCCTGCAGCGTTG carries:
- the gatC gene encoding Asp-tRNA(Asn)/Glu-tRNA(Gln) amidotransferase subunit GatC is translated as MITSAEMEHLKKLARLELSGEETEQIQLEMNKILSYFDKLQELDTEGVEEMQRPIDLVNVFRDDVVGDMFTHETAMGVSVEQEEGFFKVPRVVE
- a CDS encoding DUF402 domain-containing protein, encoding MHPIKVSLHDTLLYLHTEPKGVRPVDHYQQTDFGLYVARRFQHHPRIQYWEAHLIPRLGLQVNVFHYHDEARGDHTHDYYLDVMRIQHKGHQWCTEDYYLDLLVYQGSHARILDTDEYLHAVQDGTLSAESAGYALMTAHRALNNLGLFGHDLDAWLASEGIELFWQEEPVLSRSS
- a CDS encoding DsbA family protein; translated protein: MPKMMQTEYGEWYVPYKPGVLRNLMGQSWFPYLCFFIGLAVFGMAAAVTEGIYKRKDLIQTRKHLLQVLPVLGKRTAAVQVIEFTDYACAFCSEDHFKLQKTLQPYIDRGEVALFTLNIQKLGLAGALGTRFEYCISRHDANHLQPFMDRVFQNNNDVLDAKHYQQHYQQTGGTRSKEVQSCLNSPEATTYQTNLKRYVEKLGVQGIRVSYGSVAVQDHVMGDVRGLERWVQDTVTQNGKLPAEFQREAQRLY
- the serS gene encoding serine--tRNA ligase, with the translated sequence MLDLKFIRENPETVREAIKQKRVNLDLAELLAADQQLSELKKTVEARQAERNQNAKLVPKASPEERPALIQKGKDLGEELRTLEADLREKQEELRLLLLKVPNVPLAGVPVGRDDEENVEVRREGELPSFDFEPKDHITLLQQKDWADFDRVGNVSGSRSYLLKGDMVLLEMALMNFAMTFLSGRGFTPMGLSALVRGKAFEGTGHFPGGEDQVYKVEGQDLMLAGTAEVPANELHRDMVLSEDQLPLTYAAISGAFRSEAGSAGRDVKGLIRVHEFKKVEQYVICRGDIEESQAWFYKLLSNAEALMKALELPYRVIQNCTGDMGAGKVWMYDIETWVPSEQKYRETHSCSNLGDWQARRTNIRYKDREGKMQFPHTLNNTGIASPRILVPFLENHQQADGSIRIPAALQPFLGGRTQIG
- a CDS encoding pyridoxal phosphate-dependent aminotransferase; this encodes MTQSIRKSVKDTPAYPFQAIDVPIKLDQNENPYDFPADLKQEVARRILDTPFNRYPDLHADRLKVAIGKFENWNPAGVVVTPGSNVLLHQLTSLAGLRQKVLTVKPTFAVYTLEASILESDLTLVPLNPDFSLPVEALKAELQKGGPGLFYITEPHAPTGKLDSVAEVEALLEVAKEHGWLSVIDEAYYQFGGNDFRYAVEKYGNVIVIRTFSKAWGMAGLRLGYALTSVELATELQKVISAFNVNALTTVAVEVALENPGYVQKIADEQRSERDRMVSALQAHPTWTVYPSSTNFFLVRTPNAPEAYQELIKHGVLVRRQDSGFMLEGVLRVSVGTPQENDRFLEAALQVQTA